The stretch of DNA GAGCGGTAGACGGTGTGGACCGCCAGAGCGGCGAGGACGATACAGATCCCCACCAACTGGGCGACCGTGATGTCCTGATCCAGGAACAGCCACGCCATGAACGTCGCGCCCACCGGGATCAGCAGCTGGGCGAGACCCATGATCACCAGGGGGACGCTCGCGTGGGAGTAGTTGATGAACAGGTGACCCATTCCGGGAATGAGTCCGATGGCGATCATCCGTAGCCACTCGGTCCCGTCGGTGGTGATCAGGTCCTGGCCGGCGGCGAATGTCAGCGGGGTAAGCACCACGCCTCCCCAGAACATCATCCCCACCATGAACGGGACGGTGTCGACCTTCTGACGGGCCCGGCGTCCGAGCACGAAGTAGGCGGCGCCTGCGAACGTGGAGAGAACGGCGAGGAAGTCACCGAACGGGTCGGAGGTGCCCCCGTTGTCGGCGACGAGAATCATGAACGCGGCCCCGCCGAGGGCGATGGCCAACCAGCCCGCATCGGGAAGTCCGACCGGTTCGCTGAAGACGAATCGAGCGGCGATGAGCATCGGCACAGGGATCAGCACGGCGATCAGGGCTGTGTTCGCGACGCTCGTGCGCTGAGCCGCCTCGAAGAACAGGCCGATCGACAGGCCGAAGCAGATGCCCGGGAACGCCGACAACCGCATCGCCTGCCAGCCCAGTGCTCCCTTGGTCGCAGCGACGAGCCCGAAGAACGCGCACGCGATCCACGCCCGCCAGAACGCCACCGCGAGACCCTGGAGTTCGGCCTCGGCGGCGAGCACCGGCCCGAGGCTGAACATCAACATGCCCGCCATGACCGCCCCGTAGCCGAGGCGGACCTGAACGGGCGTCGGGGCGGCTCGGCCGACGGCGCCGGTGCCGGTCGTCTGGACCGGGGTACTCGCTGCGGCGTCGCCGCCGCTGTCGGTCGCTGTCACGCCGCCACACTAGTGTCGCATCAAGACACTTTCGTGACGTGGAGGAACGAGATGGTGGGCAATCTGGACCCGGAGGAGATCCGGTACTTCGCGGCGCTGGCCGGTTTCGAGATCACCGACACCGACCTGCCCGAGTACGAGCGACTCGTCGGCGCGATGGCACCGCTACTGGATGCGTTCGCCGGCCTCACTCCGGCTGAGCGGGCGCCGGTTCCGGCCCATCGTGACCCCGGCCGAAGGGGGACTCCAGCCGACGATCCCCTCAACGCGGTCATCCGCTGGTGCGACGTGCACACCGGCGACGAGGGGACGTTGTCGGGAAAGCGGTTCGGCCTCAAGGACAACATCGCCGTCGCAGGCGTGCCGATGACCCTCGCGTCACGGATGTTCGAGACGTTCATCCCCTCCACCGACGCCGTCGTCGTGGAGCGCATCCTCGGCGCGGGCGGCAAGGTCGTGGCCAAGTTGAACATGGACGGCTACGCGTGGTCGGCCGGGGGAGAGTCGGGCGATT from Acidimicrobiales bacterium encodes:
- a CDS encoding DMT family transporter; its protein translation is MTATDSGGDAAASTPVQTTGTGAVGRAAPTPVQVRLGYGAVMAGMLMFSLGPVLAAEAELQGLAVAFWRAWIACAFFGLVAATKGALGWQAMRLSAFPGICFGLSIGLFFEAAQRTSVANTALIAVLIPVPMLIAARFVFSEPVGLPDAGWLAIALGGAAFMILVADNGGTSDPFGDFLAVLSTFAGAAYFVLGRRARQKVDTVPFMVGMMFWGGVVLTPLTFAAGQDLITTDGTEWLRMIAIGLIPGMGHLFINYSHASVPLVIMGLAQLLIPVGATFMAWLFLDQDITVAQLVGICIVLAALAVHTVYRSRLPTPAPG